The DNA window TAAATGttagaatagaaaatccaCTTCTCATCCCCGGTGGCTATGTGCTCAAGCCAAGTGTGGGTGCGCTTGAGCGTGAGAAGAGAAAGCGCCGTATCAGCGCGGCTGTCCATGTTATACTGCGTAAGAACATGTGGTACCCATCGACCTAGTTTTCGCACCTTGCCGATTGACTTCAATCCGCGAACAACTGTGGTTTGACTCACCCCAAGAGCGACTGTCAGTTCGCGAGTGGTTTGATACGGATCGGCTTCCACTTGTCTCCGCAGCAAGTCCAAACCCAACTCCATCGGGCGTCCCGAAAGGTCTTCATCGATGAAATAGTCGCCCGATGCGAACCTCGAGCGCCACTTGTAGACTGTACTTCTGGCGGGGGCGTGCTCTTTGTAAACTTCCTTCAGACGTCTATCGATATCCGCGGGTTCTTGGCCAGATAGATGGAGAAAGAGTATTACGTTGCGGAGATGGAGTGACAACGGCTTGAAATTGCGCGGCATGGTGGCAGGAAAGGAACTAGCTCAATGTAGTTGTTAACCTACATTTTGAAGAGCCTTTTATACTCTATCAAACGGTAGCTAACACGTTCATTTTTGTCAGCTCTTTGCTGAGTGGTGATCTCTAGAAGTCATCACTACCacattgtccgagaactttcgactcaacctaatatttaaCCCTTACAGCAACCAGGGGAAAAATTTAGTGGGGGGAAGAAACCAGTCAGTTGCgatcttatttctcgacgctgtaacttacttttttctcctagtaactttagcttgcatgtcatagatcctctgagACTTGGGCCTTACGGCCCCGATTGATATAATTATTTACTtggagaaataagagcgccactgaATCCACCCTCCCAACTAAATTTTACCTCAACCAGGTTTAACCGACGTTACATTACTATAGATTCAGTGAATTCAAAGagattatttacttccacCACGAAGGTGCGTTGATGACTGTCTGCTGTTGCTGCTAGGACGTCAACACATTCAATCACACGTGCCATCGCAGAATCAAAGCCGATGGTACGATCAGTTCCGATGAAATCGTTGTCAATCGTTCTGAATATAAAGCGCTGTTACGTTGTCCTTTCATATTCTAATATAAGTTTGAATAAGTACTGAATCTTTTTACAggtaaaattttttccttcagttcACTTACTTAGTGTGACGTGTGATAAATTAGAGGAAGCGCTCTTGCTCCTCCATATGCTTCTGTATACCTACACACTTGAACTTGACACTACTTGAATGAATTATAACTGCATTCAGGTCTTACAATGAAATAAGGAAAGACAAAATTGACAGGAATGAACATTTGTGAAATCTTCCCTTTTCGTTCTAGATGTAAGGGCTGCCGAAACAGTTCAAGGTATTTGTTGCACATATAAGATGtaagaaatgagaaacaaTAAGAAGATGACAGTTCCTTCGAATTCAATCAAGCCCATTTCTACCGAAAGAGCATTACTAAAAGGGACGAAACGTGAAAGACGCTTGTAAGAAGCATTAttgctttcttcaaaatgttcaTGCCCTAAATAagctagaaaatgaaattattcccTATTCTAACATTACCGCTCAAAATAACCAGTTTTCCATTGGACTATATTTAGGATGTAGGATTGCTCAAGCAAACGTGGGTAAAGTGCTAAAATGCACCGACTACAACGGGGGGAGGAGGGGGGGGCTGCTCTAATTGAACTGATCTCAAAACTTTCACAGCACAAAAACCGTTCTTGAGTAATAAGtagtttttccatttcattttagAAGGTGAAAGTTAATCAATTGACAGATTAACGCTGAAAGTGAAAGGCAAAGTCAGTACTAGTCCTAAAACCAAGGCGTTAGTTttaaaggatctatgacatgtaggctaaagctacaaaggaaaaaaaggatgatgGACCTGCAACTATTGATGCTTTGACTTCACCCTTCACAAAATTCTACAAACAGGCTTACTCGAAGAGAATAACTACGTCAAATCACGTAGCACTTTCAACGAAACCGAAAATGGCCTAGCTTGAGCTCTTCCGCAAACCGCATTCGAGAGTCATGAACATTCTTCGTGCTTTAGGGACGTTTTCTTGCGCCCCAAAGAACAGTTCGATTGGAGAAGCGTTGAGTGTTCCCCACCTCCCCCAATACATTTCTCCCGCAACCGTTTACATCGATTCTGCCAGCTCTGAGGCTCTGACGAGAGTGAACTCATCAAAAGAAGGAATAGTGTTAGTGTTAGGTTATGCAGACTCTATAAAACTCGGAACGTAAAAAAGTAAAGGCACAACTAACCCGGCAATTCCGACAACATACAAGTGCTTTCCATGCTCTGCTTGCTCACGACTTATTTTACCTGCAAAACCTCTGCATTATCGGCTTGAAATTTTACTCTCTTATTTTTAAGAATAGAAGTATATGTTTTCAATCCTACGCCTTGTTACAGTTTCTCTAGGATAAATACAAGCTACAGGATAAATACAAGCTGTTAAGGCATACAGTCACTACTGCTATAACTTCTGCTAAATGTTATAGTAAAACAAAACGGCCAGCTGGAGTTCAGAAATTATGCAAAGTAAACACAAACTAGGAGAACAAAAAGTTCTTAATCACGGAACCTTCCTTTAGCAGTTCAGCGGTTATTCCCTCCCATTCGTCTCTGAAGATGCTTATACCTGTTAGAGCACCATCACCACCTATACAAACGAGGTAGTATATCTTGTGTGTATGAAGAGTAATAGCAGCCTGAAAAGGACCACTTTTCATGTCAGATCTAGCGTTTTCGCTTTTGAGAGTACAAGACGTGCGTCGATGCTTGGGCCTCTCAAATACTCGTCACCGTCGGATAGCAGATAGGAATAGAACGCGTTGAAAACGGACGGATTCTCGATAGGATGTACAATTTCTAGGAAGGAAGTACATCCAAATTCTTCAGATATAGTCGGGGCTGAAATTTCTTACTCGGTCGACTGGCAACACGCCtcctttaaagacatcaccccaagaatctggggtggtgcgggtttcaatTGGGTTAAGCCtaaacggggtcgtagattatggggaggaaggtaattccgtccatttattcttaattgccgtaaaaaatggcccggaaaatgcgacTTCGAGGACTCCGGGGCGctactttccacaacgagttcgattggagcgcgccagcggtGTGCACCGGCATAgctcacctgaaacccgcaccactccagattcgtggggtgatgcctttaacaattcCTCCTGTAGACCGTGCCAGACCGTTACCGTAGACCGGATCTTACCTTCGAATTTCTCTAACCGAACGTAAATCGCTGCTGTCCGAGCAAAGAATTCCGTCAGGTATGTACAAGATCCGAGAACCACCTGGCTTCAGAGATGCGCGAGTGAAACGCACTGCTTGGAAATAAAACACCGTAAAGTTTTCTATCGAGATCAAAACATCGAATTCTATCCCATTCCTTAAGACTAtcattctttctattttctcttaGAAACAAAATATGGGGCACCAATCCttcgaacaaaagaaaaacaggggAAAGAAAATGCAGCCCAGTTCTGATGATCTGTCAAAAAGGTGGAACTAAGATTATGTGCAGTTCCTTGTGCAGATGGTGGTTCAGCGGAGTACTCTATCAAGCTTTGGTTCATGCCTTTGGTTAGGACCGTTGGTCTCAATAACAATGGAGTAGCGGCAAACACTAGCACCGATAGCACACCGAACTGGCATGCTCCCTCTTATATAATGTGCCACCAACGTCAAAAAGAATACACTAAGACCAGCTGATGTGCTTCCTCTTTACTACAGTAGTATTACTATGTTACAACTATATGTTGACATACGACAATATTGTTTGATGTGATGGAATTTGGAGGATAACGAAGTAAGGTAGTAGGTTCCGCGGCTATTGCCGAACGCCGAaccgaaaacaacaacaatgaaccACAAAAAGGAAACAACGATATATGTGATGTGTTACTAATTTCTCACGGCAGTGGTGTTGCATAGTTTCGTAAATGATTGATCCTTGCGTTTATCATACAAGACGATGATTTGTTGCTTGTTGTGGTGGCGGGAAGGCGAAATGAGAGAACGGTAATAGAAGAATAGTTGAATAATAGTTGAAGTCGCTCATCCGAGTAGAAATGATGACTCTAGTGCGGTCAACCTCAGGTTTTATGTGTGGCTTTAGCTCCAACTCCCCGCCGCAACTGTTAAGTATGCTCAGAGACCGGTTCGAAATGAGGAATGAATATTATGGCTTTTTATGTACAGCATGTACATAAAAAGCTAGCATATAAGGGAGGAGTCAATAGGAAAAGGGCTGATATTATTTGTCAAACTGTTCAACAGTATTGATAGCATTAAGAATGTAGACGAACAAAGCAACGAGTTTGTTCTTTGATGCTCGATTTGGTTGTTTTCGTGACCTATGTGATGAGCATTCTCTTGTGTTGCCGTTTAGAGGAGTGAGGGAGTCTCTCGTGCCTACGTATGAGTATGGCAGAGTTCGCGTCTCGTTAAGTGATGCCGGTACAGCTCGCGCCTCTGATCGAGACAATGGTGAATGGTTCAACTCTTCGAGAGAGGTCTCCGAATCTCGCACCTTGCTAAGAGATGGCTGTGCTTTGCTGTATCCGTACTAATCCCTAATCCATTAAGTTCGAACATTTTTGTAGATCTTCTGTTACTCATCGTTCGTAGACTAACGTTAGACTGTATGTCATACTTGTGTGCTCAACCACAAATTGTAGATCACTCCCGCGTCCGCGTATTTCGGGGTCAAAAATGGTTTTTGAAGTGTACAATCCCGACGGTAATTGTACAGCGTGGCAGCTATTTAGTAGAAAATTGTAGTAATGATCTTCCCCCGCAGCGCAAAATTCGGTGCACATGCCAGAGATAGCTGTTTGTTACCATTTCTTCTGTTCTGAGCGTTCTTTGCGCTCCAGTATCagagaagaatatttttcttttactttttcgaattgttttgttttattactcCTAACGTTATCAACCTTTTGCTATCATTAGCATGATTTGTTCTTTGCAACGATGATTTTGCTCACTTTCTTCCGCTGCTGGAGTTGTACTTGCGTGGACGTTCGCTTCATTTGCTGTTCGTCGAATACCATTTGCTCTACTGCGCCACGCCCCTGTGGTAGGTAGGTTATCCGTCTCGGTTTGTCGCGTATTGCCATGACTGTTTTTAGATCAACTATGGTGTCCAGAACTCTTATCTGCTATATTTGGACCGCTTGACGGACACAAATTGTTGTGAGCTCTGTCACATGTGGGGCAATCTGACCACGAACAATCAAAACTGTCGTGATTATTCGAAAAACATTTCCAACAGAGTTTATTTTCTCTGACAATATTTCGTTTAATTTGTATTCCTGTGACGGTTCTGCAGCAAGCAGGGACGTGATTCTGATTTCCACAAAACACGCACGTTTTAAATTTCTCCTTACATTCATTGTTGATGTGTtgctcagatttttttttgtccttcacCCTAGAATCTACCTTTAATCGcgattctattattttctgcaCTAATCTTCCTCtcaatttccttcaaaacatcatttattttcacctcttccttctcttctcttcttcttcctcttttataTAGTTCTCAATACGTTTTTGACAATGTTGTAGAGGAAAAAGGACAAAGAGAAAGGAatctctagaatttttttgggTCCATATAGCGTCTTGCACTGCTGATACCATTTGATTACAAagcattcgaatttttttcgtatgcTGCGATACCACTTGTTGGGTGCATGTCGAGTCTGTAAACAATTTTAGCTCGACTCATTGGGTTATtgccaaattttttcttaagttcCTCATCCTTTGTTCCTTATCTTTTGTAGTTTTGTCGAACGAGTTGTATGCTTTTATTATCCATCTCTGCTCTTTCTCTGAAGCGGTCCTCAAATAGGAGCATCTTTTCAACTGTGTTTACTACTTTGCTCTCATGTGCGAGAGTTTCAAATACTACCCGAAAGTCTGgggatttttcctcttctcattAAAAAGGGAGTAACTCGAGTTGCTTTGGTCCCAAAGTTTGACAAATAGACCCTTTTTATCGCCTGAATTTTCTGATACGTCTTTTAATAACAATAGTGCATCTTCTGCCTTAATTTCATCGTCATCTATATATTTTAGTTGTTTGTGTTCACCTTAACTGGAGCAACTCCGAGTGTTGTAGTGATTTTCCGCTTTTGATCTCGGTATTCGCTAGTGCTTGCTTCCAAAATGTAAAGCGTGTCGTTTGCTTGtgctattttttctctactgAATACACTTTTCTTGTCAATTTCTTTTAACACCTTTTcgaaatcttttttgtttgcctCAACTTCTTTGGCTTCTTTGCacccttttttgaatttttgaatttaattctGCAAGTGGTCTCGGCTTGAAccaattattcttattcttccgTGAGGTTTACTGCACTTGTAATATCTTCttactgtttgtttttgtCCCCGGCCAGGTTTAATTTTTCGGAGTAAGAGTGATATTTCGTCAGCAGTGTTTGTAACTATTGAGCGCTAAATTTGATTGGTTTCCTGTGTTCTTATCTCTGTAGAAATGAGCTTTTGTGCGATTGTTCTTTTATCGCACagtgatttattattttttgcctTGTTCTGATCTCTCGAGAGAGATGGAACGGTATATGAGTGGTTTTCTGAGTTACCTGAAGTCTTTTCTGGCTCCTGGTTTGCCCTGGACCCTCTGATCCAGCGGAGTTTCTGGAGTACTTCAGTTCTTTGAGTTTGCTACTTTTAAGCTCTGAATTGTTCTGGCCTCTATAAAGACGGGCCAATTAGTTTGATCGATGCACCAAAAGGATGTGTTTTGTGTAGatggtggttcagtggaattcTTTATCAGTGATAAGACCTTTGGTCTAATTAATAAAGAAGTGGCAGACACAATCACCAATACGCAGGTTAATTGAGCGGGCATGCTGCATCTGATTTATTGCGCCAGTAATAACAACAAGAACACACAAAGGTCAGCTCGGCGCTGCCTCTTTACTACAGTAGTAGTACGATGTTACGACAATATGTTGacatatagtaggatcaaaacgacatgaagcacggtgcagttgcgtaagcggataCGCTACGGTGGTGCACAGCGGTTACGATCCAGTGAGGACCCTTACTAGCACCATCCACCGCTGCAGCTCGCGAtgctcccacctcgattccaaccaccaCCTCCACGGCGCCGctgacgcaactgcactgtgtttcatgccgttttgactcgaccaaACGACAGTATTGTTTGTTTGAGGATTATGGGGATAACAAAGTACGGTAGTAGGTTCCGCGGGTATTGCCCAACACTTTTCATTCAAGTACAGTAGAGAAGGATATCTATTAGAATGTGTATAGTCAGACTTGCACGGTTGTGTATGGATGCCATGATATGGGTTGACATGACCGCAGCACATAGGTCACGCAATCAATGTTCTCCTCATCAGGCCAGCTGCAATTTGTCGGCACATAGTTATTCAAACTTACTGCACACCGTTACTTCCAAAGAACTTGATGATTCCACAGCATTGTCGTGGCAATTTCCTCCTTCAGGAAATTGAATCCATGACTTGCAAAAGTAGGTGTCGGTTTGTTCTGACTTAACCAAATGCGGAAAGAAAGCGAATATATAAGAAAatcgcgtatacgagtctgactgCTAattgcacgtggtggccctgctttaactaaacgcaatcaggcgttcgagtgtacgcattggaaacctacgagctatataacccgcactgttatatggcgaaagattcccatacattgcgaaaaggtgctgtcgtccagcacatcgccaaagcacataacctgaaaggtcaactgcctgaagagaacatggaatctttggcaacaaccattcgctttgtcacgctgaactgccgagcactatcgagtgaactccaacaagccgcactgtctaggcttctgcgatctctgtgtgccttttccTGCAATGTAGGAAagacgcatgagagatcggtccgtcatcagcatcgaaagtTACACCATATAAGCCTAATGTCTACACctgcctgaagagcagcgcaaacggaagatgaggactcttaagcttcgcCTCGACTACGTTGTGGCgaagaacattcctcagtcagatatccgaaaatctagagctgtttgggaagtcgcgttcgactctgactactatccagttcttctcagctccaagatacggttccacaagagaaattGAGGGGTTTCTCTTCAAccaaaaatcgacatggcaggtctgaaagacaatgaatgcagaacaaaattccgccaacgtgtgtctattcatgttggagtacggaccaggaagaagcttagcgattccatccaggacgctgcaagggaaaaaaagatggagtttgagaaggcgtaggaggacaagaacacgctgaaagcctatgctttattAAAGAAGTATAGCGGCAATATGAAACGATGTTCCCCAGTTCTCAACACTGCCAGTGGAAAAGCTGTcagtgaagcaacccttccaatttggagggatcacttcaacgAGGAggcaccgaccgagtcggaggtcctggtctgtattcaaaaaatgaagaatggaaaatctggtggagacgacgggattggCGCAGAAATGccaaaatatcttcctccgtctgggattcgtgagatgacaaggatcatccgttcaatatggatagaggaaaggatacctgattcgtggagacatgctatcataattcccctccacaagaagttatccgtcaccgCAGGagttatcgaggaatctctttgctgcatgttatgtacaaggtattggagcgcattatcctggaccgactcattaaacatcgcgaagaaacaacgcgcgaaaagcaagctggctttcgtcctggctacgattgaccaggcgttcatcgtcaggagagtgatcgaaatctggcagcagtattcgaagccaatgcaactagcgtttctggactttgaagccgcgttcgactcctcaccgaggccgtcttctcaacgcgctccgcgccgatggagtaccaggaaagttcgttcgctcgcttgatgacatgaatcaacgaacaactgctgcagttcgaacaccagccggatgtacaacaccgtttgaagtggtaactggagtaagacaaggggcagtggcaggacctttcctattcaatttcgcaatcgacgatattttgcgaagaacagtcgaccagtgtcctgccgatattgtcttagcaccatcaggataccccttgactgacctcgagtacgccgatgatgttgttatattcgcggaaagcagtacaaaacttcagcatgttgtcaaacttgtatcgaagctggctgcagcctatggactacgcctacgccctgataaatgcaagcagatgtggatctcttcgagacctcgaacgggaatcagggtggacggacgaccgatagaactcgtcgatgatttctgttacctaggctgtacgctgaagaactgCGGCAGCTATGAGAGAAATGTTCAgtaaagatgcgctaaagccacttctgcatttaactccttaacgaaatgcctgtggtcgacccacATCatcaacgaagtcaagctgcgagtctacctatcagcaattcgccccatcatgatgtacggatcggagacttggacaGCACCATCagcggttatggagaggcttgactgcacggaacgaaagctgcttagacggctacttggctacttttggcctagggtatgtcgcaatgaagatctttacgcagaaattgatgtggcataccggcggatgacacgtggaagacatcaacatcttgcaccgccatcgaaagtagctaaagtaaatcgtcttcgcttctttggtcatatattaaggagaccggcagatcgccttgttcaacgagttctgaggagttcgtcgggttcgagctggaagaagccacctagCCGAAAACGATAGCTCTGGACTGAAGTGGTGAAaaaggacctgaggacactcagcgtggataggcagttcaggcgagatgtaagtttcgcagaatatcGAATAGCgatgaatggattgattctgtgcaagctctcgcagaagatcgagaaggtagggcagagctatgttcaagaacggctcacctcggcgaagatgcgggtcaggcgatgacaccagcccgccgattaagtcaagtaagtcataaGAAAATCGAACGTTACGAAAAGGATGATCTACGCATTTCCTATCAAGACCGTTCGAAacggaaagaaggaaagaataaaGGAGCTTTAGAGAAGAGGACTGATCTCTTCAATGACTTTTTTCTCGACAGCCCTCTACCAAATCGCTGCCACCTCCCAGAGACGagacctttcttttttaatttcctccTATTTCTCCTTCAAGTGATTCTTCACTTCCTTTTACAAGAGCTTCTCAAACACCCCAGGTTCAAATGAGGCGTCTATCTGATACAGCTTAGCGTAATGCAATGTAATGTAGTGCTTAAGATGACTGCAGCTGCGAATGAAAGAACAAAGGTTTGCTTACGCGATAAAATCTTCGTCAACCAGGCACTTACTTGCTTACGCTCTTCTCTTTTGCGAAATCCTTCACTACGTGACGCTCCAATCATTGTGCCACCTTTATGGATGATGTTCGACACAGATTCCCACTTCGCCTCTTCCACTTTGTTTGTGATCAACCCTCAAAGACCATAGTGCTATAAGGCTTGGACTTTTCCGCACGTaaagaaaactattgaaaATTGATGCACAAGCGACGTAAAACGTCATCAAGTGACCGCAGGCATCTATACCCACGCATACTGTTCTCCGCTTGACACATGCCCTCTCTTCTCTCTACTTTGCCCCAATCGAAAGCGCAGCGGTCAGCTTGTTGGACAATTTTAACGCcgactacatttttttcactaagcTGAAATCACCTTCGTATCCttcgtaaacaaaaaagattctGCATTTCATTCGGAGTCCATATCGAACAATAGAGCGAATGGCGCTGTTCATGCCTAAGCGCAGACAACGTAAAGAGAAAGTATATTTGGAGTAGAACTTATGTAGATACCTTGAGAGTCTCCTCCACTTGTGATGACTGCGATTGATTTGGACTGCATCATTGGTTCTGTATACACTTCCGTTAGCAATGAAAACGCCAGAAAGAATAATCATCACCTCCACCATCCACTGTAAGTAACCATACAAAATGAATACAAAACGAGGGAATGAATGCACCTAACTCGGGTCGAGTGTATGTGATACTTATCTTCACCATCTAAACAAACCACATTTTAAACACTTCTCACATCTAACATTAGTGTCAACGCATTATCCACGACCACTTTGTTTCCTActgttattttgttattctttttgaatgaatCCGGAGAAATTCTCCGaaaaacttctcaaaattGGACGTCGAACGAAACGATAATCGATTCTGTTGTACGAATCTAGTGTAGTGTAGGTTATCAAAGTTAGGTGTCCAGTAATACATAAGATTTCCAAACTCTAAATTGTATTTCTATGAAGATCCCGGCTTTTCGGATCCACTTTTtgtccacatctgcttgcaatTGTGACTGCCAAATCTGAAATCCAAAACAACTCCAAATCTTAGGATTGAGAAGTGCTGCGGCAGAGGTATactagagtcaaaacgacatgaactgCAGTGCAGTTGCATCACACCGCctccagcgcagccgcttacgcaatttcaccgtgcttcacgtcgttttgaccctactacgcAGATTCGCTAGTACGTGCATAAACAACTACACTACACATATATTAGCTGGTTCTAATCGATCGATCCAGTTATAAATTCATCTCAtgccaagaaaaaagtac is part of the Necator americanus strain Aroian chromosome V, whole genome shotgun sequence genome and encodes:
- a CDS encoding hypothetical protein (NECATOR_CHRV.G18631.T1) — protein: MNQRTTAAVRTPAGCTTPFEVVTGVRQGAVAGPFLFNFAIDDILRRTVDQCPADIVLAPSGYPLTDLEYADDVVIFAESSTKLQHVVKLVSKLAAAYGLRLRPDKCKQMWISSRPRTGIRVDGRPIELVDDFCYLGCTLKNCGSYERNVQ
- a CDS encoding hypothetical protein (NECATOR_CHRV.G18630.T1) — encoded protein: MPRNFKPLSLHLRNVILFLHLSGQEPADIDRRLKEVYKEHAPARSTVYKWRSRFASGDYFIDEDLSGRPMELGLDLLRRQVEADPYQTTRELTVALGVSQTTVVRGLKSIGKVRKLGRWVPHVLTQYNMDSRADTALSLLTLKRTHTWLEHIATGDEKWIFYSNIYLRVQWVDKGTDAEDVPKPNVHAKKVMLCI
- a CDS encoding hypothetical protein (NECATOR_CHRV.G18632.T1), whose amino-acid sequence is MMYGSETWTAPSAVMERLDCTERKLLRRLLGYFWPRVCRNEDLYAEIDVAYRRMTRGRHQHLAPPSKVAKVNRLRFFGHILRRPADRLVQRVLRSSSGSSWKKPPSRKR
- a CDS encoding hypothetical protein (NECATOR_CHRV.G18629.T2); this encodes MVESKSIAVITSGGDSQGMNSAIRSIVRYGLRMKCRIFFVYEGYEGLITNKVEEAKWESVSNIIHKGGTMIGASRSEGFRKREERKQHYITLHYAKLYQIDASFEPGVFEKLL